Part of the Metarhizium brunneum chromosome 6, complete sequence genome is shown below.
ATTGGCTTCAAGTGTCCACAAGAGGGCATGTACGCTTTCAACGTGAGCTACGGAAAACGAGACAACGACAACTCGACTGTGTCATGCAATTATCCAGGCGAGGCGCGAACCCCCGTCAATGGAGCGGCAGCATTTATACCCAATCTGATGTTTTTGGCAGTCGTATTGTCATCGGGTCTTTTGTTACTGGGGTGATTGAGGATGATTACAAGACGAACATAGAAAGTCCATTTGGTAGGGTTGTAAAACATCatttggcggcgttgagcGAATCTGGGTTCTTTTCTTCGACTTTTTGGATTCATAGACCAAGCTTTTAGTAGACATTGGTGGTATCGGGTCAGAATTACTCACTGCGCCTTTATATTTCCTAACGATATTATCTAGACGACGCTGTGCATCCATGAGCTTGGCAGCAGAACGCTTGGCAACCTGCACTCAAACCTATTTTATTCTATACAGCACGGAAATGACTACACTGATTTCAAAGAGACGTATGCGATTTGAAGAGTAGCTGCCTGTCTTCTAAATGCCGAAGCCCCTCCAATTGACCCCTCACTCGTCTGTAGTCCGCAGTGGGGTTTACACTAGGCCATGGTTACGAGCGAGCTTCATTCCAACATCGTATTCGCAGGTTCATTAAATCTTGAATTCTCAGTCGCATCAAAGCTGATTCGAAATACAAACGTGCTTCTACAGCCACAGCTAGCCTCGACAATGACAACACACTCTCTCCAGCCCGTGGACAACGTCGTCCACGGCCGCCTGGCATTGGTCACCGGCGCAACGTTAGCCATCTCCTTCCTGCCCGTACATGCACCCGAACAAAAGCATCCGGATACTAACTTGCCACGCAATACCAACAGCGGAGGCATCGGCTCGGCGTGTGCCAAAGCCCTCGCCGCGGAAGGATGCGATGTTGTCCTTCACTACTCATCCAGCCAAGTACAGCCCACCTCAGCCTCCCGGACCACGACACCAAGATAACGAGAGGAAAAGACAAAACTAAAATGAGCCCAGGAAAAGGCAGACACCCTCGTTAACGAACTCCAACGGCTTCATCCGAAACAACTCTTTAGCACGGCCCGCGCAGACCTCTCCTCTCGCGAAGCCACCCGCCTGCTGGTCCCCGACGTGCTCTCCAACCCTGCCATCAGCGTCAGACACAAGGCCATCTCCATCCTGGTCGCTAATGCCGGCACAGGCCGCCGCATCAGAGACATCAAGGACATTGAGGAAGACGACTGGGACCTCACCTTGGAGATTAATGCGCGGAGCCAGTTTGTCGTCACCAAGGCGTGCCTGCCGGGCATGAGGGGGCAAGGCTGGGGGCGGGTGATTCTGGTGGGCAGCATCGCGAGCAGGGGAGGGGGCATCAACGGGTGTCATTACGCAGCGAGCAAAGGCGCCATGACGTGAGTGCAGCGAGTGTCCCGTGACTGGTATCTTGGAGCCTTGTGGTGCTGAGTGTCTTGTCCCCGCAGGTCAATGGGGTTGAATCTGGCGACGATTCTGGCCCCCGAAGGCGTCACGGTTAATATTGTGAGTTTTCCTCGTCGACTCCCACATGCCGCCTGCGTCGAAACTCACGGCATCCAGGTCCAACCCGCCATGATAGGCGCCACGGGCATGATTCCCACGCCAAAGGCAACGTGCGTACCACCTCTCCTTGTCACTGTTGAATACTTACCAACACGAGACAGTACCTGGCAAAGCAACACCGACCCGGAAGAACTTAGGTCGACGGATCCGGGTCTCGCTATTGCCAGCAGCGTGCCCGTCCACAGACTGGGAGCGCCTGAAGAAGTGGCAAACATCGTCGTCTTGTGAGTGTAGATTTGGCTTTTCGCAAGTATCGGGGCTAATGTGCTGGGTTAGGTTTGCGAAAACGGGGTATATGACGGGGCAGGAGGTCCTTGTTGCTGGAGGATTGCGGTAGCACAAACACTTGACAGATGAGTGATGGCAGTTTAGCAGGGCTAAAAAAAGTGAAGACGTTACATTGCTGTCGAGACGTCAACCTGCGTTAGCCGTATCCGTGTACCAACCTGTGCATTCATCAGTGAAGCATGCTCTCCTCATTAAGCACGTATAACCACGGCGGCTCGCAAAGCTTGAGATCCTACACTGTTGGTCTGTATATCTCAGGGACTGAGTTTGCGAGTATAAAAGATGGATCCGCTACGGAGATGCAGATTGTCTACGGAACAGGCTACAATACGTTTGTCTGGTGAGAGGGCCGACCATGTAGCGGTATTCTAATTGTAATCTTCCTGCTTAGGTTGGCCGGGAGCTCTTTTTGACCTAGTACAAGCTAAAGGAACGTCAAAAGGGAGAAAGGCTTGTCTCTGCCGACTTCCAAGCTATTGAACCTGCTGGCCGGCCATGGAATTTTGCATAGCACTCGGCTTGCAAGATGGCCTCTGCGAACGCTTGTCCTGATAGCACAAAAGACAGCTGTAAGATATGGATGTAGATATGATAGCCCTTGGTTCTTCTATATTCGGCGAGAGGATATGCAGGGCGTCTTATACACGTTAGTTTTCATACTTATCCAGCGTCTCTTCTCAATGCCTCTACGTCAGCGCCAACCGATACCGCCTTCACCCTACCAATCTAAACGACAAGGAATGAGCTAGATGATGCATCGAGACTGTCCCGAATATTCGGCGTCTTTGGAAAAGCGCGTGAGGTACTAGCATTAGCACGAGGACGAATTTCTGATCCGATAAAGCAAGGTAAATACTTACGACTCACTAGCAGTAGCATCTTCTGGGATAACAATGGCGACATGCACAATATAAGTCGGTATACCATGCTTACGATTATAATAGTTAGTTCCTGGAGTCATCAAGTAAAGAGAGAAGGGGAATCCCGACCGTGTCCGTCTTTCGTCCGTGTCATCTTCAGCTGTTCACCGGGATAAACACCCGTATCGCGCTGCGCATACTCGCTATTATCAGCTTCATAAAGTTCGTAGCGGAAGACGTTTGCCTACTAACATGTACCTTCTAATATGTtatagtatttaatatacTGTGGTACATGGAAGTATAAAATGTGATAGCTAGGTATTTAGCCTAGCTCAATACCTTTTGCCTCTCGCCTGTCACACGGTTACGCGAGAGCTACGACCACGGGACATAGGGCACAAGactcaccgacttcttgcaGAAATAGACCTCGTTGGCCATGTATgtcttgaggaaaaccaaggagcTTTCATagcaaagactgttattagatgaattgagttatTGACCCCAAGCCCTCACTGACCCTTATCACATCACCTTAGAAACACGATGTGGATGCCGAAAAAACATGGCGAACAAGGCTTAGAGCACCTATGATACCCTAGGAACTGACCTTGCTTATCGACTTTATAAGACGTAACTCTCTTGGTGTGAGTCTTTGATATATATGAGCCTCTTGTCTCCGAAGCTATTATGTTGTCATGGCCAACTTTTCTGATGTCGCCGACATTATGAACCAATTTTCGCCATTTGTAAACGGCCCCCCACTTGGCTCTGTATTCATTTCAATAGCAAAAGTGCCCCCTGCGTCCTCGGGTTTGCGGCGCTCTCTTGCGTAAACTTTACGATCTCTTTGAGGGTGTGATTTGTCGCAATTCTTCTTTGATGAATTGCTGTTGAAACGTATAGTCTAAGGAAATGCTAATATTCATCGCCATACATGTAATGGACAAATGTTTCGAATAAAACTTTGCAATGCAGCAATTCGCTTCGTTCAACAATGTCATGAATGGGTTCCATTACAAGGTCGGATTCACCCCAAGGACATCGGTATGTACCACTCACTGGTGTCGCCAAACGCCTAGCACTGCGTCTTAAGCTAATGTAAAACTCTCACAGGAAATGATCTCGTAAGTGTCCCAGAGAAAAACGCTCGGTCCGGAAAGTTACGTGGAAATGTTACGTGCTGAGCTTCAACCATCATTTTAGGCAGGAATCAGTCGCACTTCTGCGAAATCATGTGACGACAGCAATTTCAGCTGATTATTGGCGACTATGAGACCTGCTGACGGAAACCGTGGTTGTCAGTTCTAGGTAGACTCGCACAAAGGTCCTAGCAGCCTGCTATTAGCTTCTCAAGCACTATACGTAGCGGCATCCGCTGAGACATCTATTGACATcaccgaagacgacgagggcgagtATAAAGATGTTTCAAGAGCTaatgaggaagacgagccGGCATCCATGACTACCAGGGAATGGCGTCGACAACGCAGGGAAGGCTTAAGGGGGGTCTTTGAAGTACTCTGCGGCACAGAAGAGTAGTGAAAGCTCCTTGGGAATCCCATGGCATTCTGGTCTATTCTTTCTTCAACTCAGTCTTGTGTATCGATGGTATTCAAGGACTCCCATTTTCGGTCGGTTGGTATGATCGACTGTCAGCAACACCGACGTATGCCATAACTTCGGTTAGCACATCTTTGGCGCGATCAAACGAATATTGTAATAACAGGAGGAACCATTCAGTTGCTTCTGGACTGGAATCTTCCCAGATGAAACATAGTTGGACAGCAGTACTGCCACCCAAGCATCGGGTACTACCCTTTCTTCTACATGCTTCTTAGCCCTGGCGTCGCCGGGCCAGGGCCAGATCCCGTTCCATCTGCCGTTGTGTCCCCCTGCGGTTTACCATCTTGCCGGTATGATCCCGAAACCCATATTCCCAGATATGCTCCTCGGGATGCGCGCGAGACCGAAACATAGGGGCCGCACGGGGCGGCAAACGGGGATCGGCGCTATATCGCCACAGCAATTCGATGGCACGGCGCGCGGCTGTGCTTGCTGCGCTTGCTAGGTGCGCCTCTTGTTCTTGTAAGTGAAGGAGGAAGTTGCTGCGTAAGAGCCAAGATTTCCCGTAGTCGGGACACGACGCAAGTTTGCACGGGTAAGCCCAAACTTCCCCGGGAGGTGGAGGATCGTTGTCTACCTCGTCATCCGACTCTGAAGGGATAGATGTGATGATAGTGGAGCGATCCATGTTGTTTGTGCAGACCGGCTGGAATGAATGATGCTGCGCACTCTTGATGTCGTAGCCAGAAAGGTGTCGTGGGGTTATGCCACTATGAAGGGGTTTCCAGACAAGGCtgagtgtgacaagggctggtAGAGTGCTTAGATTTGATAGTCCAATTCATCCAATAACCCtctttggtattaaaggACGTTAGTATTCCTTGAGGACTAGTTGATTAGAGAGCttctatttatacaagacGTTGGTGAGAGAATTCTGCCTCGGGCCCCGTGATCATAGTcctcgtgtaaccgtgtgacgCCAAACCAGCTGCATTCATGCCCAACGAATCATTGATATGGCGCTACGCGTCATGTAGCTGAATCATCATGGTGCAACGTCAACGATACGACGTAGAAGCTGACAGTCGGGTGCAACGGCAAGGCTGAGAGCAACAGTTGAATGGCCAACGAGCCGAGGATGCAAGAGAAAGACAAGTCTTGTTGCCGGAATCTGAGATGGCCATTAAAAGACGATAGAATACCAATAGCGTCTGGGTTAGTGCTAAGATCTTGCAAGCTATACAGCCTCTTAACGACTTTTATCTATGTTTTTACCCCGTTTCAACGAACCAAGTCATTCCACCACATGGgctcaacatggccggcACCCCGTATATACGGCCGGGTGTCTTGAATGCCTATAGTGCTTTATTCCAAGTCTTGATTTACTCTTCTAGAGACTCGCAGTCCTTGTTTAAAGACCCAAGCCTTGAGCAATTCCCTCTCCCTTGAACGGCAGAAAGATTTATTCGACAAGACTAGTATATGAGCGGCGTATAAGACAATCTCTAATCCTGCCTGACAAGAGATTCCTCCATCTTATAATATACGTGTGCTGCAAAGGGATGGCCGTAAGATGATTTAAACACGGCTATGAAAAAGGCTGTGTGATATGAAAAGGTGTACTGTTGCATTCAACACGGAATATAGAAAGCTTTTCAGTCGGCATAGCCGAGGTAATAGAAGAGTCCAACGTAATTGCACAGCGACTATTGGCGGGACTGTAGTATTAACCGTCTTGGCCAAAGGGTAAAGAATCCCCCCCAACCTAGGCAATCTTTTATCCACCGCGTATTCGATACAAAACGTTACGCACCACGATTCTCTTTGGTATAAgaattaaataatttttcATTTCTATATAAGAGCAACCTTTGCTATTTAGTAGCTACTAATATAGCACCATCTTTTTAATAGCATTCAACCGCTTGAGGCAACTATACATAATAACACAAATCCCTGCAAGGCAAGTAGCGCGCCAAGGCTTTTTGCAGAGATTGTCGAGGTTTTCGAAAGGTACGAATTTCCAAGCCTGATACACAATACTCGCGCATTGCGGCTTCCTGGCCTCTACCCAGGCAGCTATTACTCCAGCTTGCAGTAGATGGTGTTCTAGAATTAGCAGTCAGTATGTTTGTATGAGACGAGTCTAGGCGAACTTGGTGACTTACAGGAGAAAAGCCGGCTCTCTTACCGAAGCCGCCCCTGTTGGAAAGCCCGTATTCACACGTCTTGCACTATATAAGTCGGCTGCGTTAGCAtgtattttcttttcttggtCTTGATCCAAGTGGAAGCACCTACCACTCCTGCCTCGGCACAAAGCTCGGGAAGCATGCTCATCGGATAGCAATTCTTGTCTTCGCTGCTGCAAGATCCGGGATTGCCTTTAGGCCATTCATTGCAGTAGAAGACGTTGCCCTCCTGGGGACCTCGTGTTAGCAGCAGAAAAGGTGCTTGAGGAGGAGAACAAGGGTGCAAGTACCTGTACTTCGCAGCCATCGATGAGGGTAAGGACGCCGTTGTTCAAGGCAACAAAGTTCTGCGGCGTCTACGGCAAGGTTAGCCAGAAAGGTTTGTACGGACATGACGAATGCTGGCGCACCGAGTTTTTGGATCCGATTTGCTTCCCGAGGCCACATCTCTTGACGTTGCCCCAGAAGATGAAGTCGGCAGGTGATGGGACACtatccagcttcttctcggccagaCTGTCTGTGATGCATTTCTCGGTGTCTGTCTTGCACTGGGACATGTTGATGTTTTCGGCTCTCCCGCAAAGAACTTGGGCGCGGCGAGCAATCGCGTCACTCTGTTGGGCTTGCGGAATCGCCAGGGCGCCGGAGACAGCGAGCAGAACGGTTGGAAACTTCATCTTGGTAATCgaggtggtgatggctgACGGGCGAGCGATTGGCGAGCAGTAGAGGGAAATAGGCAACGGTGAAAGCCAAGGATGGTCAGCATGTCGATATTCACAGTCGACAGAGCGTGGAGCGTCCCTTTAATAGTCGTGCCGCGCCTTCGCTTTTTGGAGCTCGAAAGGAGTAGTTGAGGCTTCGAGTGGGACGTGGCACGAGCATCGGTCGTCTATACAAGATGCATAAATGAAGTTGGTCATGCCAAGACTGGAAGAATAGAACGTCTTGTGCCCGAAGCACCACTATATCGTATAGTCGTGGCGCGGCAGCTATCAAATCCTAGTCGAGATCCGGCCGAGAGCTAACCTATTCTATCCTAGACCGTCGGCTATATACAGCTCGTGGGTGCCGCTTCTCCATATACTCGTAAGGCGCTGGTCGGCAGTTGTTGCCCAAATTGACAAATTACTGGTAGTACATACGTGTCAACGGTGAGCCCAGGGTTCTAATGTCTTTACAAATGTATTATTCATTATGCCCCGACTGCCTCTTGACCTCGGGAACCAGTTCTCCATCAGCTCCATTATAGTCTAGGGGAGCTCTGCTATCGGCCGCAGTCTGCCGCACAATGCGTGGAAATTACTACCGACATCACCAGGGACATGTGAACTGTGCGGTGACATGTATATCAGATACGTGACGCGGCCACGCCCGTTTGTTGGTTCTCTTGGTGTCATTGTAAATTATGCGCATGGCATTCTGTGGAGCCGCGTGCCACTTGGGAAATTTGAGCATCCGAGTCCGCGGAAGTAGGAAGAACAAAACGTTGCCATGTTGATCGAGGTCACATCTCGCAGGTATTGTACATGAACAATCCAATTACGAATATAAATACTGCACTGGCTTATCTCTCCACGAGTACGTCATCGAATGAGTCCTCAATCGGGCTTTCCAACAAGCCGGATTTTTTGGTGTCTTGCTATACAAAGGGCTTCAATTCCCTTGATGGATAGATTCAACCACGACCCAGGTCCACATTCAATTTCCAGAAATCAATAAACCACCAGAAGGCAGAGACAGCCAGCAAACACCGGGTGTTGTATGATTCTAGTTTTGTCATTTTCTCAGTTACAAAAGACATGGACACATCTTGACACTTGGTCCTTTAAAAAGAGCGGTTCACGATTGGTGACTATATATTGAATTGATTAGCGGAATTAGTCCTTTGTTCAATCCATCTGGCTACGGAGATGGAAGGCTCGCTTCCTAGGTAGTTGGTAGCTGACTGACCAGTGTGACCACGGCTCAGTGAGGTTTGGAGGAATGACTTtattcatctaataacagtccTTGGTGCTCAGGattcttccttttcctcaAAGCTTAGATGGACCAAAGAGCTCTACTTTTACAAGAAGCGACGAGCCTTgtgccctaggtctcgtcatcgtagcccttgtgtaaccatGTGACACTAGTTTATATTGAAGCTTAAATCCTTGTATAGGCTGCTGCATGACTAGGCTCGGAATGATGTGTTTAATTCAAACTATAATAATCGACTTTAGGGTATCAAGGGCACTTGGTTTTCCATGAGGCCTCGAGGGACCGGAGGTCTgcaaatacaagaagtcggtcaGGACTAGTGCCTGAGGTAGCTCTCGCTCAAGGCCGATTTCGGGTCTCGTCAtcttttctttattattGTGTGACGGTTGTTGTGCAATGTGAGCCAACCGTGTGACTAGTCGCATCTGAATTTGGTCGTCTCCCTCGCTAAAAGACATAAACTACTCCAACACATCACCGCAACGCGCCAGCCCAGCTGCGACTGTTGAATGAACCAGCTTGCTTCTGCCGTTGGAACGCACGTCCTCATGGTTTATTCGGAGACGGGCTTGGAACCAGTCCGCCGAGTCGAACCGCTTGCTCACATGTCGCAACACGTGCCTTGGCTGTGTAACAAACAAAGTACAGTGAACCGGGCCTATAACGATATGCTTCGCGAGGCCCCTCTTATCCGTTATTCGGCGACTATCGTAAAGGTGCGACTATTATAGGGCATATATCTTTACACATATTTATCATGATATGGTATATTTACAAGGATAGGTCTGGTTTTTTTCTGACCACGTCACGGCTGGAAAAACGCGCTGTAGGCCTTACATGCGGGGCCTTATAGGCCTCAGCAGGCCCCTAATAACGATAAAAGCCCTGATTTGTATGGTGACTAAGCCTGATGCCTATAATATCGTCAGTAACCTAACTATTAACGATTTACTAGGGAAAACCCTTAGATGACCGTGAATTATCGTAATAACCCGACTATCGCCAAGATACATGATCGTTATAGAGCAGGTTCACTGTACTTGGCGTTCTGCAAAGCACACCGCCCACGAGAAAATTTGCTTTTCCAACTCTTGTCTCTGACATAGCAAACTTCACCAGCCTTCCACCACTTTTTCAGACAACTATCGACGCGCCATGGACACCGCATGCGCCGTCTGCAAAAAATCGCCTCCCGAGGTCACTCTCAAGCGCTGCGCAAGATGTTCCACGACTCCGTACTGCTCTAGGGACTGCCAAAAGGCAGATTGGAAGTCCCACAAGAAGATCTGTAGCAGCCAGGCACAGGCCAAGCCATCATCGGCCGACAAGCTGTCACCCCCGAAAGGACTGGAAGGAGGCGTCGCCAAGCCATTCACTCGCCTCGATAATGGCACTTGGCTGCATGACCGATCGGAGAAGGACGTCTACATGCTCCTCATCGATGCTTACCGCCTAAACGTCGACGACATGTACAACCTTGAAGGCGAGGTGGATGATGACAGCCTCTACTCCGGCGCGCCCGACGGACTGCTTGGCTTCCAGCGCTTCCTGCGCCGCGCCGCGTCTCGTCGCGGTCTGCTACCGCCGTGGTGGGATGCTTCCAAGAGGAGGGATTGCGAGGCGTTTGGTATGACTCCGCAGGAGGGCAACTACCGGGCATACCTGGAATGCGCCGTGGAAAAGAGCGACATTATTGAAAAGTACGGCGACTCCCAATTCCCCATGCAGCTCCGCATGTT
Proteins encoded:
- the nodG gene encoding Nodulation protein G yields the protein MTTHSLQPVDNVVHGRLALVTGATGGIGSACAKALAAEGCDVVLHYSSSQEKADTLVNELQRLHPKQLFSTARADLSSREATRLLVPDVLSNPAISVRHKAISILVANAGTGRRIRDIKDIEEDDWDLTLEINARSQFVVTKACLPGMRGQGWGRVILVGSIASRGGGINGCHYAASKGAMTSMGLNLATILAPEGVTVNIVQPAMIGATGMIPTPKATTWQSNTDPEELRSTDPGLAIASSVPVHRLGAPEEVANIVVLFAKTGYMTGQEVLVAGGLR